One window of the Salvelinus alpinus chromosome 13, SLU_Salpinus.1, whole genome shotgun sequence genome contains the following:
- the LOC139537051 gene encoding serine/threonine-protein kinase PAK 3 isoform X1, which produces MSDSVDIEEKPPAPPLRMNSSSRDSSSVNHGSKPLPMAPEEKNKKVRLRSIFPGGDKTNKKKEKERPEISLPSDFEHTIHVGFDAVTGEFTGIPEQWARLLQTSNITKLEQKKNPQAVLDVLKFYDSKETVNNQKYMSFTSGDKSAHGYIAVNTLNRLLSSGPPVSHRTCSALFDKGAKTSTEPPIAPPVSEEEEEEEEEEEEDDDDDNELPPVIAPRPEHTKSIYTRSVIEPLAPPAPVKEVTTPPESQVQPENTSSTLYRNTDRQKKKSKMTDEEILERLRSIVSVGDPKKKYTRFEKIGQGASGTVYTAIDIATGQEVAIKQMNLQQQPKKELIINEILVMRENKNPNIVNYLDSYLVGDELWVVMEYLAGGSLTDVVTETCMDEGQIAAVCRECLQALDFLHSNQVIHRDIKSDNILLGMDGSVKLTDFGFCAQITPEQNKRSTMVGTPYWMAPEVVTRKAYGPKVDIWSLGIMAIEMVEGEPPYLNENPLRALYLIATNGTPELQNPERLTSVFRDFLNRCLEMDVDRRGSAKELLQHSFLKLAKPLSSLSPLIVAAKEAIKNSSR; this is translated from the exons CAaacaagaagaaggagaaggagcgtCCTGAGATCTCCCTGCCTTCAGACTTTGAGCACACCATCCATGTTGGTTTTGACGCTGTTACAGGGGAGTTCACT GGCATCCCAGAGCAGTGGGCGCGGCTCCTTCAGACCTCCAACATCACCAAGCTGGAGCAGAAGAAGAACCCTCAGGCCGTGCTGGACGTGCTCAAGTTCTACGACTCCAAAGAGACGGTCAACAACCAGAAATACATGAGTTTCACCTCCGGAG ACAAATCTGCACATGGATACATAGCAGTCAACACTCTG AACCGACTGCTGTCGTCTGGGCCTCCTGTCAGCCATAGAACCTGCAGCGCCTTATTTGACAAG GGTGCAAAGACATCCACAGAGCCCCCGATAGCGCCCCCTgtgtcagaggaggaggaggaggaggaggaagaagaggaggaggatgacgatGATGACAATGAGCTTCCGCCCGTCATCGCACCTCGACCTGAGCACACTAAATCT ATATACACCCGCTCTGTCATCGAGCCCTTGGCGCCTCCCGCCCCTGTGAAGGAGGTCACAACCCCACCGGAGTCCCAGGTCCAGCCAGAGAACACGTCCAGCACTCTGTACCGCAACACCGACCGGCAGAAGAAGAAGTCCAAGATGACAGACGAGGAGATTCTGGAGCGACTGa gGAGCATTGTGAGTGTGGGGGACCCCAAAAAGAAGTACACACGCTTTGAGAAAATAGGACAAGG GGCATCTGGCACTGTATACACAGCCATTGACATTGCTACTGGCCAGGAG GTGGCCATCAAGCAGATGAATCTCCAGCAGCAGCCCAAGAAGGAGCTCATCATCAACGAGATCCTGGTGATGAGGGAAAACAAAAACCCCAACATAGTCAACTACCTGGACAG TTACCTGGTAGGGGATGAGCTGTGGGTGGTGATGGAGTACCTGGCTGGAGGCTCACTGACCGATGTCGTGACTGAGACCTGCATGGACGAGGGACAGATCGCTGCAGTCTGCAGAGAG TGTCTGCAGGCTCTGGACTTCCTGCACTCCAACCAGGTGATCCACAGAGACATCAAGAGTGACAACATCCTGCTGGGCATGGACGGCTCGGTCAAGCTCA CCGACTTCGGGTTCTGTGCCCAGATCACCCCAGAGCAGAACAAGCGCAGCACCATGGTGGGCACGCCCTACTGGATGGCACCCGAGGTGGTGACCCGCAAGGCCTACGGGCCCAAGGTGGACATCTGGTCCCTGGGCATCATGGCTATAGAGATGGTGGAGGGTGAACCTCCCTACCTGAATGAGAACCCTCTCAGG GCGCTGTACCTAATCGCCACCAACGGGACTCCAGAGCTCCAGAACCCTGAGCGCCTGACCTCCGTGTTCAGAGACTTCCTCAACCGTTGCCTGGAGATGGACGTGGACCGCAGAGGCTCAGCCAAGGAGCTCCTCCAG CATTCGTTCCTGAAGTTAGCCAAGCCCCTGTCCAGCCTGAGCCCCCTGATTGTTGCAGCCAAGGAAGCTATCAAGAACAGCAGCCGCTAG
- the LOC139537050 gene encoding calpain-5-like, with amino-acid sequence MFSTATSYKNQHYSELKKECLEDKKLFEDPEFPVTNASLFYRKPPPGIVEWKRPREISDEPHLFVEGISSHDLNQGRLGNCWFVAACSCLALKPDLWQKVIPDWKEQEWDSKHPVNYAGIFHFQFWVFGEWVDVVVDDRLPTINRELIYCHSKLNNEFWSALLEKAYAKLSGCYESLDRGNTGDAVVDFSGAVTEAINLEADVFHKDQEKIDNLFEDLLKVYDRGGIISCSIKASPSEIEAWMACGLVKGHAYSVTAVKKVRLGHGLMAYFQNKTIPLIRMRNPWGKTEWNGAWSDSSAEWERVGSMERDKLGITVENDGEFWMAFPDWCKYFTDADVCHLINTSLLTIHKTWHEVVHFGSWTKHSEPLHNRCGGCMNYKQTFLQNPQYLFDMTKEVDEVLISLQQRDMKIHRRIGQGENLTLGFTVFKVELNRKYRMHNIITQMNVQTSKYINARTVFTRVTLPKGRYIIIPSTLKPEILGEFMLRVYTDVDSGCRELTEHKPRMRCWSAFTGYPHAVSQIYIHGAEGLENQDSTGGADPYVIVSCEGHSVRSTVKADTLDPVFETRAIFYRKKPRKPITVEVWNSNAVKDQFLGQVVLTGSLKDSTKPQRLQLRKRGRAMADEMPGSITLRIVTCTELTEM; translated from the exons ATGTTCTCCACGGCCACTTCATACAAGAACCAGCATTACTCGGAGCTGAAGAAGGAATGTCTGGAGGACAAGAAACTGTTTGAGGATCCAGAGTTTCCAGTTACCAACGCATCCCTGTTTTACAGGAAACCACCTCCTGGTATCGTGGAGTGGAAGAGACCAAGG GAAATCAGCGACGAGCCTCATCTGTTTGTGGAGGGCATCAGCTCCCATGACCTGAACCAGGGCCGTCTGGGTAACTGCTGGTTTGTGGCGGCGTGCTCCTGCTTGGCACTGAAACCAGACCTCTGGCAGAAG GTCATCCCTGACTGGAAGGAGCAGGAGTGGGACTCTAAGCACCCGGTGAACTACGCTGGCATCTTCCACTTCCAGTTCTGGGTGTTTGGGGAGTGGGTGGATGTGGTGGTGGATGACCGCCTGCCCACCATCAACAGAGAGCTCATCTACTGCCACTCCAAACTCAACAACGAGTTCTGGAGTGCCCTGCTTGAAAAAGCCTATGCCAA GCTCTCTGGCTGCTATGAGTCGCTGGACAGGGGCAACACTGGTGATGCGGTTGTTGATTTCAGTGGAGCCGTGACAGAGGCCATTAACCTGGAGGCTGACGTTTTCCACAAAGACCAGGAGAAAATAGACAACCTGTTTGAGGACTTGCTCAAAGTCTACGACAGGGGTGGAATCATCAGCTGCTCCATCAAG GCGTCTCCTTCTGAAATCGAGGCTTGGATGGCGTGTGGGCTAGTGAAGGGCCATGCCTACTCAGTGACTGCAGTGAAGAAGGTACGGTTGGGCCACGGTCTGATGGCCTACTTCCAGAACAAGACCATCCCCCTGATCCGCATGAGAAACCCCTGGGGAAAGACTGAGTGGAACGGAGCCTGGAGTGACAG CTCAGCAGAATGGGAAAGGGTTGGCAGCATGGAGAGGGATAAGCTTGGCATCACAGTAGAAAACGATGGGGAGTTCTG GATGGCGTTTCCAGACTGGTGTAAGTACTTCACGGATGCAGACGTGTGTCATCTCATCAACACTTCTCTGCTCACCATCCACAAGACATGGCACGAAGTGGTGCATTTCGGGAGTTGGACCAAGCATTCAGAGCCTCTGCACAACCGCTGTGGCGGCTGCATGAACTACAAACAGACCTTCCTACAGAACCCCCAGTACCTGTTTGACATGACCAAGGAGGTGGACGAGGTTCTGATCTCcctacagcagagagacatgAAGATCCACAGACGTATCGGCCAAGGAGAGAACCTCACCCTTGGCTTCACCGTCTTCAAG GTGGAACTGAACAGAAAGTACCGCATGCATAACATCATCACCCAGATGAACGTGCAAACGTCGAAGTACATCAACGCCCGCACGGTGTTCACGAGGGTCACGCTCCCCAAGGGTCGCTACATCATCATCCCCTCCACCTTAAAACCGGAGATTCTGGGAGAGTTCATGCTGCGTGTTTACACTGATGTAGACTCAGGATGCAG AGAGCTAACAGAACACAAACCCAGGATGAGGTGTTGGAGTGCATTCACTGGCTACCCCCATGCTGTGTCCCAGATCTACATCCACGGAGCAGAGGGGCTGGAGAACCAGGACAGCACAGGGG GTGCAGATCCATATGTGATCGTGTCCTGTGAGGGCCACTCAGTCCGGTCAACAGTTAAGGCAGACACCCTGGACCCGGTGTTTGAGACCAGAGCCATCTTCTACAGAAAAAAGCCCAGGAAGCCAATCACTGTGGAG GTGTGGAATAGTAACGCTGTGAAGGACCAGTTCCTGGGCCAGGTGGTTCTGACAGGCTCATTAAAAGACTCGACCAAACCCCAGAGGCTCCAGCTAAGGAAAAGAGGCAGAGCCATGGCCGACGAGATGCCTGGCTCCATCACCCTCCGCATCGTCACCTGCACCGAGCTTACAGAGATGTGA